DNA sequence from the Pseudorca crassidens isolate mPseCra1 chromosome 6, mPseCra1.hap1, whole genome shotgun sequence genome:
attggcaggcagattcttaaccactgcgccaccaaggaagccctgacttctaatttttaaaagccaaaatgAATTCTGCACGTGAACCACCGCCAGTGGCATTAAGAAAACTCACaactagggcttctctggtggcgcagtggttgagagtctgcctgccaatgcaggggacacgggttcgtgccctggtccgggaagatcccacgtgccgcggagcggctgggcccatgagccatggccgctgagcctgcacgtccggagcctgtgctccgcagcggaagaggccacagcagtgagaggtccgcgtaccgcaaaaaaaaagagaagaaaactcacAACTGCTTTGGGAAGTAGTCTGTTAGTTCCTCAAAATGCTAAATGTGGAGTTACTATATGACTTAGCAATTCCGCTctggggtatatacccaagagaattgaaagcatCTGTCCACATAAAAAACTTatacacagatgttcatagcatcattattcagaatagtcaaaaagtggaacACCCAtctgtccatcaactgatgaatggataaacaaaacgtggtgtatatatatataatggaatattattattcaagcataaaaaggagtgaagtactgacaTATGCTAGAATATggttgaaccttgaaaatatgttgagtgaaaggagccagtcacaaaagaccacatattgtatgattccatttatatgtgtaaaTGTCCAgcacaggcaaatctatagagacagaaagtagatcagtggttgcttgatgtgggggaagggtggaggcaTGGAGGCAGGGAGTGGCATCCACTGgggacagggtttcttttgggcatgctgaaaatgttctaaacttaGACTGTGCATATACTAAAacccattgaattgtatactttaaaagggtgaattttgtggtaggtaaattatatctcaataaagttaataaaaaataGATGCTTTAAATAAAATCTAAGAGAAACCATTTTGCTTTCATATGTGAATTACATAAAGTTTAACAAAATCTTTTTGATTtagacaaagtttaaaaaaagactccgcgcttctactgcagggggcgcggtTTAGATCACAGGTCTGGGAACTAAGGTTCCACATGGcttatggccaaaaaaaaccaagaagcaaACTGCTCTTTTTTAGATGCTCTATAAGGGTGCCCACATAGTCCCCCTCCTTACTGTGCCCCCCCCATCCCAGCTATTCCGGACTCCTGGCCTGAGGGAAAATTTGCTCCCTGAGCCCTCTACCCTTTAGAGTTTTCCTGTCACCCCTGGTCCCCCTCACCTCCCCTTGGTCAGGCTCCTCTAGCTGCATAGGACCCCCACCTGCTTATCCACACAGGCTCCCACCTCCTGGGAGCCCATGTTCTCAACTCTTTCACTCCCCCCAGATTCCTTCCTGCCTGATGCTGGCTGTTTCCTTCTAGCTGCTTAGAGGAGAAAGCATTTTGGAAAAGTGGATCACAGAAGGATCAACATCCAgttggttgtctatttttttAACCATCTGGAAGAGATCTGTTAAGGACCCTTGTTACCATCCCCCCTTAGGGCCTGATACGCCAGGGGAAGGATGCTCTGGAGCGGTTGACGTACTAGCCGTGTGGCTGTGTTGGGCAGGTACGCCTTTCTGAGCCTGTGACATGGACAGCATGTTCCCTCCAGCAGCTGGGGTTGGCATCTATTGAACAACAACCATTACCGTAGAGAGGGTACCCTCTATGCTAAGGTCTGCAGGTAGTaagtcacttaatcctcacagtcaGCTTCTAAGGTGGTGTTAGCATCATCCTCATTGGACAGGTGAGAAGTGGAGGCACAGAAAAGTTCAGTAACTTGTCCGAGGTCACCCAGTTAATAAGTGGAAGGTGTGGACTCCAACCCAGATGGGCTGGCTTGAGTCCATGTTCTTAATCACTTTGCCCTACTGTCCCTGATAGACTAGCACTAAGTTTATTAATAACAGTGAGAGGAAAAAGAGGCTGCTGTTCACTGAACACCGTTGTGCATCTCATTTGGGTCTCCCAGCCACTCCAGAAGGAGGCTCGGTGACATGAGTCCCATGTCTGGAGTTACCCACGGAGTGTCAGAGTTTGTATTCAAATCCAGACCAGTGCaagtcctctctctttcttccaccTTGTCCTGCCTTCGGCCCAAGCTTAGGGTTTACTGACCATTAGGGTTAGCTTCCCACCTGCTTTCAAAGGCTCCATTTGtggccagggcctgggaggaCTAGGACAACCCCTCACCAACACACATATGTGGACACATAGGGCTCTTCTACAACTTATCCTgttctctgtccttcctgggaACTTCTAAGGCTGcccctccctttttccttttctgtgatttagaaaaaagagagagacagcctGTGATTCAGGGAAAAACGAACTGCttacaggatttttttaaaaaataaatttatttattttatttatttatttttggctgcgtggggtcttcattgctgcacgtgggctttctctagttgacgtgagcgggggctactctttgttgccgtgcacaggcttctcaccgcggtggcctctcctgttgtggagcatgggctctaggcgcacaggcttcagtagttgtggcacgcagactctagagcgcaggctcagtagttgtggcgcacaggcttagttgctccgtggcatgtgggatgttcccggaccagggctcgaacccgtgtcccctgcattggcaggcagattcttaaccactgcgtcaccagggaagccccaggttattattatttttctaaattaattaattagtttatttttggctgccttgggtcttccttgctgtacatgggatttctctagttgaggcgagcaggggctactctttgttgtggtgcacgggcttctcattgcggtgccttctcttgttgcggagcacgggctacatctaggcacacgggcttcagtagttgcagcacgccggctcagtagttgtgacgtacaggcttagttgctctgcggcatgtgagatcttcccggaccggggcacgaacccgtgtcccctgcatcggcaggcggactctcaaccactgcgccaccagggaagcccaacccccaggttattttttaaactacGTATTATTCAAACACCTTTGAGGCCATGTGTCTACCTCCATTTCTTCTCTATAATGAATTAGGGCACCAGAAATCACATGTAGcgttttccaaagtgacttcaTATGCCTTTCTCGTCTAACTCTTCTAATAGCCTCCAAATAAGTGGCCTTGTTGGTGAAAGTTTATGAGTTTGCTGCCTTGCATCATTTCTGGTATCAGGCCCCCTATTCCTCTGGGGGACCTTTTCCCCACTCTCGGTGCACTGTGTTTCATTTGGGTCTGACACTGCCTTTCCAGGTGTGGTCACGTGACCTAACCTGGCCAGTCAAAGAAGACCATTCCCCTAACTCCTATGATTGGCTCAGCATTGGGCACATAATCCAAGCTGAACCAATGAAACTCAATCCCTGGGGCTATTAGAGGTTCTGCTATGTTTGATGAACTATAGCCCATAAACGTGGAACTTCTAGAGACTATCTTTCCATTACAGGGAGAAAGACTGACAGAGAACGATATCAATATAGAAGAAAGCAGAGCTGAATGATGAAGATGCCTCTGGATCCCTGGATCCAGTCATGCCTGAATCACCATGACATAATCCTACACTTCTCAATTTCATGACCTGATAAATTTCCCTTTTGGTTTAAGCCCCTTTCGGCTGCGTGTTTGTCACTTGCACTTGAAAGGGTTATGTCTCATTCAACGTTGTCATCTCCACTggaaggtgaagaaactgaggtccggaaagttacttgcccaaggtccttGGATGTTGAGTAAcagagctgggactagaacccaggtctctaaGGCCAGTTGTCACTCCTGCTGTTCTGCAAGCAAAGAATAGGTGTCCTGGTTATTGCTGGTCAGTGCTGGCTCCAGGAGAGACATGTGCCATTTTTCAGGACAGATGCTCCAGTGAGACGATCCGCCAAGGCCTTGGGAAAATGCTTCACCAAAAGCCCTAGAGAACCATTAGCAATTGTCCCTTGAAGCTGGGCATACCCAGAGTGACCTGGCCCTGGGGCTTGCCCAGTCACGAGACAATTACAGAGCACAGAGACTGCCCTTTTTCAGGAAGGTGAGGCCCACGgctccttccctcacccccaccccagatgCAGCCCTGAGCCAGGATAGTGAGGACCAGTGCCAAGGTCCTTGGCTTGGGGTGAGGGGTGCCAAGAGGGGAGGCTGAGCTGTGGCCGGGGGGGCCCAGGAAATGTGGAGCTAAGCCGGTGCTTCCCAGTCTTCAGCCACACCAAGGCCACCTTTAAGGGTTCTGCcatagggacctccctggtggtccagtgtttaagaatctgccttccaatgcagggtacgtgggttcgatccctggtcagggaattaagatcccacatgccacagggcaactaagcccacgcaccacaactgttgagcttgggcacctcaacaagagagcccacgcactctggagcctgagtgccacaaccagagagcctgcctgtggcaactaagacccaacgcagccaaataaacataaaaaaagaattctgccaTAGCCAAGTGTCACCTTTACTTCGTATTTTCCTATTTCAGTAAATGCAAGCACACTTTGGAGATAGttcaggttcagttccagaccattgTAGTAAAGCAAATACTGCAATGAAGGGAGTCACGCAAGAAAAttttttcccagtgcatataagagCTTTGCtacactatagtctattaagtgtgcagcagcattatgtctaaagaagacaatgtacataccttaattaaaagtattttattgctaaaaaaaagataatcatcatctgacaatgcagggttgccacaaaccttcaatttgtaaaaaacgtaatatctgcaaaacacaataaagtgaagcacaaatGAGGTACGCCTGTACCTTTAATCCTTTCATGAATTGAAAACTGGTGTCGCTTGTCAAAAATATTGACCCCAAAGATAAACACAATAAACACAAAATGATGCTGTTAAACTTTGACTCAAGATAGTTGCCCTAGACGGCCGACCTGGAGTCTGGCTGTCAGTTAGAAAGGCGTTAAAGGGAGGCCAGTACCAAGGCCTTGCCGTCGAAGCACATTCACTGCTGTGCGGCGACCAGGTAAAGCTATCTCTCCTGTGGCCAGCGGCACTCCTGTTCATCTCAAGCTTTGGAAAACACCGAGGTAGGCAAATTGTAAACCCTGGATAAATGCTCACGAGCCGTGGAAGGGTATATTTAGAGCGCCGTTTCTGCCCAAAGCTCTGGAAGAGCAGTCACTCCAAGTAAGCAAGTAACCCAGACAGGAAAACGGAACAAGCAATAAAGACAAGCCCACTGAGGTATCAAGCCTCGgttaaatcattcattcattcaacatttattgagcgcctactgtgtgccaggcaccatgctaggcgCAGAAATACAGAGATGCATAAGATACAGTCCATGCCCTGAAAGGTTCACAGTCTAAAAGGGGAGACAAACATGTAAACAACTAAAATACAGTATGATAAGTGCCACAACAGAAGCATTTACAAAGAGGAGAGGTAGCCTGGAGGGGGAGGGACACAGGGGtggtcttcctggaggagggggccttTGAGGGGGATTGTGAGAGACGAATAGGTGTTTGCCAGGCAGACAAGGCAGGAGGAGCAGGGTAATAGCATTCCATTCTGATGAAACAGCATGAGCGAAGGCACAGAGGCATGAACTGCATGTTTTGAGGGGCGGGGAGCTCTATTCTGGTGGTATTGCTGAAGTTGGCTCCAGAGGCTGTGGctggagaggaaggcagaggcagGATGATGAGGAGAAACTGAGAGCACGAGACATCTCAGAGGCACCCCAGAGGAGAACAGAGCCTGAGGGAAGGAAGGCTTCCACCCAGGAAGAGAAGGTTCCTGGCTGACCCAAGTTACGCCTGCTTGAGGACAATCGGAGTCCTCACTGCAGCCCCAAAGGGACTGGACCCAAGGCCAGAGGAGGAGCTGAACTGAGGGAGGGCTGAACAGAGGGGAAGGGCCCAGGCTTGGGGTCCTGGAAGCTGCCACTCATTTGAGAGCTCTCCGCTCCTGGACTTCTGATTTCTGCTCTCTGCTGCGCAGATCCCCTGCTCCCACCATGATGGGGCCAGGGGCCAAATGAGAAATGACCTGGGAATGTCTTTGGCCAACTGTAAAGGGCGAGATGAATGGCTTTACTAACTAAAAGAGGAAAGGGTTGAGGATAAAGCAGGAGTTCCTCAGAATACGGGCCATAATGAGAAAACCAGAGTTGCCCTGGTGGACGATGGCTCTCTGGtcccctggggaggaggggccctgttggcccagggcaggggcagaggccagCTGTGCAGGGAGCATGTGTGACCTACAAGACTGTGGGGCTGCAATCCCAGCCTCCTGGTGTCTCCTCTGCCTGAGGTTAAGTTTCCTTGGCAACCAGGATCCTCCGCCTTCCAGGAAGTAGGGGAGTCACCGAGGCAGAGATTGTCCACAGCCAGGCTTCCAGCCCTTTCCTTTCTCAGAAATGGCTCTGTTTGAAAAATGCCTTCATGGGGGCCGGGTGGAGGTGGagcagggaggctgggggaggaggggcagactCTCAGTAAACCAGATCCCAGGTGCCCCTCTGAGTGACCACTTTTCCAAGGCACCACGCCTCAGGCCACTTTGAGGGAGTGAGTTTCTTTCCCTACCCtggatgggaggagggggaagatggACTCAACCTGTTCATGGCTCCTGCTGCCCTGAGTTCAGAGGCTACAGTGAGAGTGAGGCCTCTTCATCCTCACTGCCATCACGGGaacagaggaagggaggaggggaggttcCCGATTCGCTCTGCCCTCCATGGCTCAGCCTCACCCCACGGAGTCTCCAAGCCTCCCGTCAGCCCCCTTCCTCTCGCTCTCAGGCTCTCGTTGCCTTGTCCCTCCTGTCTCCCGACCCGGGTCAGGGCGTGGTGCCGGCTTGACGGGCTGACGGAGGTGGTGGTGGAAGCAATGAGAGGGAAGGTGTGGTGTGGGCCGTGGTGGGTGGCTTCCCCACcatggtggggggggcggggggggctgggctgggctgcggTGGGGTCACTTGCTCTTGTGTAGGTCCTTCAGCTGGCGGAGCTTCTCCAGGAGCTGGGCCCGGGAGTAGCCACTGTCCCCCGTGGGGCCTGGGTCTGGCCCCAGAGCCTCCTGCAGCACCAGGCAGTGCGTCCTCAGAAATGGGTTATAGGAGCGCTCCTCTCCCAGGGTGGACGGGCACTGTGGGGGGAGAGGCACCCGGGTTTGGTGGGGAGAATCTGGAAAATAGACCCAACAAGGGAAGAACGCCCGCACCGCCCCATCCCAGGGTCCAGAAGTTCTCACTGGAAGGCCCTTGTGCCAAATATGTCAGCTCTGGAGGGGGCCCTGCAGGGCCCGCAGGGATGAGCCCTCTCTCAGGAGTGCCCTCGGCCCCTCCTGGACCCCAAGCCCCGCACCGTGCTCCTGCGTTCCATCCGCTGCCTCTGCACCCACTGCATCTTCCTCTCCCGGGCCAGGTTCTCGGGCTCCACCACGCCTGCAAAGCCCAGGTTCTCCTCCGCGTACTCGTGGCCTAGGGATGGCATGGGGGCCAAGACACAGGGCAGAGTGAGATGGGTGGTACGGTCAGAAAAAGTCCTCCCCACCCGCAGGCCTATGGGTACCTGacggctggggaggaggggcaatgCTTCCAGAGAAGCCCCGACCACATGGAGCTGTTTCCCTAAATGTGGGCACAAGTCAGCCACGAGTGAAGAGGCAGAAGCAGTTCAGGGGGGAAAACCACCAGACCTGGAGCCAGAAGACCTGCATTCTAGCCCGTCTGGCTCTGCCCAGCTATGCGACATCAGTCAAATCACGGCGCTTCTCTGAGCCACAATGTTCTCCTTTGGCAAGTGGGGAAAATAATAACGCCACTCTAAAACTATGTGTTCCTGGTGCCTGGAACAGGGCCTGGTACAcgttaggtgctcaataaagtatttgtcgaatgaatgaatggatgcatgtatgttctgaggattaactgagatatGAGTAAATGTGTTTTAGAAACTATGGATACGCAATGTACACATGCACATAcgtgtggatggatggatattcCATGGACGTGCATATGCATGATGGACGTGCAGTGTGTGGATGATGGATGCAGGCAATGGTCCATGCAGAATGGATTCAAGGCCCCTCTTTGCTCGTTAAGCAAAGGCAATTTTCTGTTCTAGGCTTTGGCTATGAAAAATCAGCCATCTCCCAGGGATGCTCTGGGACCTACAGGGCTCCCAAGAGGCTatgggctggttgccagggaagCAGAGGCCTTACAGAGCCAGGTCTGCAAACAGAAGGGAGCTCTGCCCCCACTGCTAGAGTTGACTCCCAGGAGCCACCAGAGGTGGCGCTGTATCCCCTCTGGGCCAGGAGCTGAGTCGGCTGGGACTCTGGGGGTGTGAGGGGctagggggagagggaggggcacctCACCAGGCCACAGCAGAGTGTcgtcccccagccccagcacgGTGTCCAGTGAGCTCAGCATGGTCTCTGCGGTGCCCTCAAAGGTCCGTCCTGGTAGGGTCAGAAGGTACGTGTAAGGTCCAAGGACCACACAGCACGGTAAGGTACGTGAAAAGGGTGGGGACCAGCTTGTACAGCTGGGGCTGGCCACCAGCCCTCAGCCGTGCCCCTGCCGTGCCCACTTCCCTGGCATctactccttccctccctctgggaGCTGGGCCCAAATATTCAACCGCAACCGAGCCCATTTGAAGGCCTCCATTGCACATATTGACACGTGGACAGAGGGGGCTGCAGAACCTTCAGGCTGAGTTCTGTGGCTCCGAGCCCTCTTGATAGAGGGTTGCTCTTTTCCGTAGAGCACTTCTTTCTTTGCCTGTGCTGTCTTTGGGACTCCATGCACCTTGGGACCTGTGATGCTCCCACCGACAGGATCACCCTCTCACTCAGGGGTTCTCAAGTTTTTGTAACTAGTCTTGCCAGTCACTGTATCAGAGAACCAGGCTCCACCCAGTGGAAACAAACGCCCTTCGAGGTCTCTACTCAGTTACAGGCATCGTCTCATTCTGTCCATCCCCCGCGGGAAGTCATgaggatataaaagaaaaatcgAGGTAACAAAGGTGGGAGTAACTGCCGAGGCAACATGTGTACTGAAACCAATGTTTTCATGCATTGCATGGAGCTGTGGCTGTCCTTGGGCCCCTGCtctggcctctctccctccctcttgtcccccctcctccctcttcccttttgGGGGACTCACCACAGCCAGAGAGGAAGAGCAGGTCCCctgagaagaggcaggagggacccTTATAGGGCTCCCCATCCAGCAGGTAGACCAGATGGCCTTGTGTGTGGCCAGGGGTGGCCAGAGCCTGGATCTGAAGCCGTCCCACACTAACCACATCTTGATCACACAGGGGACTGAGAAGCGAGGCAATAGTGGAGAGAAGGCTCTAGAGCTTGTGCCATGCTgatcctccctcccccgccctgcCCAGGCCCAAGGGAATGGGTGATGTACAGGAGGGGGGCTTCCCCACCAGAGAGAGAAGGCACCCCCAGTGCCCAGGACTTCAGACCCAAGCCCTCCTGCTTTCTCTTTTGGGGACTATGGCTGGATCACTTGGGGGATGGGCAGTGGCAGTCTTCAGATGGGCTCTGATCTACTCTCTAAGGGCCAGGAAGGGCATCAGCAAAGACCCACCTGCTGACACCCCTGAAACATGTGACTAAAGgatggggggtgaggggaagggtcCACAAGGGCCATCCCATCCCTGGGTCAAGGACTTACTGGGTGAGGTAGGGGATGCCGTCCTGAGGGCTCCCATACACCCGACAGTCCTGGTGCCGCCGGCTGAGGTCACGGTTCCCTCCACTGTGATCCCTGTAGGATGGCGCAGGCAGGGTCTTTAAGGGGCAGCTGTACTGggcctcctgcctccttcttccCCAAGCGTCTCCAGGTCTCTGAGCCATGGGACTCCTGGCTTCTGGACTGAACCAAGCTGTCCACACCTCTTCTGGCCTTAGTTCAAGCTGTCCCCCTGCCCAGAATGTTGTCCCAACAACTTGCCACCCCTCCCCTCATCACCAACTAATGCCAACTGATCTTCTGGCCTCTCAGCTCCAGGGTCATCAGCCTCTAATTCCTCCAAGTGGATCTGATCACACCCTCCCtggtgccccccgcccccgtacCCTGTGCCGACTGTCACAGTTGTTACTGTTTGTCATCGCTGTACACTTCCATACAGGGCTGTCTCCCCTATTGGACTATAGGCTCCTTGATGATGAGATCGCAAGGTTTGCCCATGCCCGGCACACACGCCCACACGGAATGGAAGGTAaatgcctgccccacccccctcTGGCGCTTCAGAAGCCTGGTAAGTAGAGGAGTGGGagacccgcccctccccctccctctctgctgGTGCCCCAGTGACTTCATGAGGATGGTGTCCACCCATACTGACTTCTTGGCTCTCAGCCCAGCCTGTTCTCGTGGGACCTAGTCCTGGCAAGCCCAGCCGGGGCAGGGGCCAGCCAGGGAAGAGGATCTGCACCCAgacctcccacctcagccccttacCAGTGCTTGTGGGTGCAGAGAATGGCAACCAAGTTAACGCCCTCCTTTTCAATGGAAGCCTAGAGGAgagagggggcagtgagactgAGGAACAGGATGCAGAGGGAAACAGGGGCATGGGTGCtgggtggagaggagaggagaggagaggggagcagggagacATGAGGGAGAAGGAGGCGATGAAGCCAGAGAACGAGAAGCGGGTGGGGAAGAGAGGGCCGGGTAAAGGGGGGCAGCTGAGCCCCAGCCTGGGCACAAGCAAGAGGGAGATTCGTGGAGGGggtagacacacagacacacgcacacacagataAATAAGTAACAAGAGGGAATGATAAAGACGCCCAGACATGACAGACAGAGGCGAGGAGAGAAGAGCGAGGGTCAGAAAGGGGGCCACAGAGAGTGAGAGGCGGAAGAAAACTCCCTAGACCCGCAGTCCTGGGTCAGCACCACTTGCCCTCTGGCTCTGATTCCCCCACTGctgccctccccctttccccccgcCATGCCCTGACACTGAGCCCCTCCCCATGGTGTGTTTGTGGTGGTCTCTTTGTGCACATGTGTGTCAGGGTCTGTGTGTGAGTGCACATGGAGGGGGGCACATCGCATTGGCAGAGGGCAGGGTCAGCCTCTCTCTAGCAAGAAGCTGCCAGTCCTCAAGGTGACCCCAGGTACCCCCGATCCCATCCTCCCCTCACCTGTACGGCCTGAGGGTCTGAAGGGTCCACAGCCACAGCCAGCCGGGCCTGGGTGTCGATGATGAGGTAGCTGTAGTTGTCTGAGAGGACGGGGATAGGAAGCACCTTCACTCCTGGGGAACAAAGATGGGCTGTGGGCGGGGTGATGGGGCGGGCAGCCCAGCAGTCGGGGGTATGAGATGGGGAGTAGGCTGGGAGGGTGGCCACGGCTTGGGGCGATGCTGGCCCGGCGTGGCCAGAGCTCACCATTGAAGAGGCGGGGCTGGGTTCTGGAGTGGCCTTTGGGGTAGCGATTCCGAGCCCTGCGCAGCTGCTGGCGGTAGAAGAGGTACCCGAGCCAGGTGCGGGTGTACAGGCTGTACCTGCAGGACGGGACGTCTGTGCTCAGCCCTGCCCCTCGAGCCCAGTCCCTCCGTGAAGCCCAGGTCCCATGTCTCCACTCCCTCAGTCACCCCCTGAGTCAATGCAACTCCACCATCGCTTATCGTGTGCTGACTGTTTGCCCTGCTCAGTACTCAGGACAAGATGGAGAATGAGACAGAAACACCCCCAAGCTCACCAGGCGAGACGTGAGCTGAGGAATTCATAGAAGAGAACCGAGGGTGAGGGGTTTATTCAGTGAAAGGGGTATAGGAGTTAGGAAGCTGCAATGAGGTGGGAAGAGTATTTCAGGAAGAGCAGCGGTGTGTCGCAGTCATGCCCGGGGCTTGCTGAAGACCATCCCTTGGGCCCCATCCCAGTATTTGAGACTCAGCCAGTCTGCGGTGGCGCccgggaatctgcatttctaacaagctccagcTGGTGCTGATGCTGCTGACCCAGGGACCACAACTCTGAGAACAACTGGGGTAGAGGAAACAATAGGCCAAGGCCCAGAGGCAGCAGACAGCAGGGTTTACTTAGGGAAAGTGTAGAAGCTTCTGTTTGGCTGTTTGGTGGAGGAAGCAGGCAGTGGTGAGGCTGGATGAGCTGACcacactccctccctccacctgcctcCATTCCAGGCCATCCCA
Encoded proteins:
- the PNKD gene encoding probable hydrolase PNKD isoform X1 — encoded protein: MAAVVAATALKGRGARNARVLRGILSGATANKASQNRTRALQSHSSPECKEEPEPLSPELEYIPRKRGKNPMKAVGLAWYSLYTRTWLGYLFYRQQLRRARNRYPKGHSRTQPRLFNGVKVLPIPVLSDNYSYLIIDTQARLAVAVDPSDPQAVQASIEKEGVNLVAILCTHKHWDHSGGNRDLSRRHQDCRVYGSPQDGIPYLTHPLCDQDVVSVGRLQIQALATPGHTQGHLVYLLDGEPYKGPSCLFSGDLLFLSGCGRTFEGTAETMLSSLDTVLGLGDDTLLWPGHEYAEENLGFAGVVEPENLARERKMQWVQRQRMERRSTCPSTLGEERSYNPFLRTHCLVLQEALGPDPGPTGDSGYSRAQLLEKLRQLKDLHKSK
- the PNKD gene encoding probable hydrolase PNKD isoform X3, with amino-acid sequence MKSGTGLRAWMQGGVRAQRKGYSLYTRTWLGYLFYRQQLRRARNRYPKGHSRTQPRLFNGVKVLPIPVLSDNYSYLIIDTQARLAVAVDPSDPQAVQASIEKEGVNLVAILCTHKHWDHSGGNRDLSRRHQDCRVYGSPQDGIPYLTHPLCDQDVVSVGRLQIQALATPGHTQGHLVYLLDGEPYKGPSCLFSGDLLFLSGCGRTFEGTAETMLSSLDTVLGLGDDTLLWPGHEYAEENLGFAGVVEPENLARERKMQWVQRQRMERRSTCPSTLGEERSYNPFLRTHCLVLQEALGPDPGPTGDSGYSRAQLLEKLRQLKDLHKSK
- the PNKD gene encoding probable hydrolase PNKD isoform X2 → MAWQGWPSSWLWVASCGLLLLVLVLLASPSSCRARRTLRSLFMARSKRLLFRIGYSLYTRTWLGYLFYRQQLRRARNRYPKGHSRTQPRLFNGVKVLPIPVLSDNYSYLIIDTQARLAVAVDPSDPQAVQASIEKEGVNLVAILCTHKHWDHSGGNRDLSRRHQDCRVYGSPQDGIPYLTHPLCDQDVVSVGRLQIQALATPGHTQGHLVYLLDGEPYKGPSCLFSGDLLFLSGCGRTFEGTAETMLSSLDTVLGLGDDTLLWPGHEYAEENLGFAGVVEPENLARERKMQWVQRQRMERRSTCPSTLGEERSYNPFLRTHCLVLQEALGPDPGPTGDSGYSRAQLLEKLRQLKDLHKSK